Proteins found in one Thunnus maccoyii chromosome 5, fThuMac1.1, whole genome shotgun sequence genomic segment:
- the mapk12a gene encoding mitogen-activated protein kinase 12 encodes MSRRVRPGYCRQEINKTSWEVPERYRDLKQVGTGAYGTVCSAVDSRTGTKVAIKKLYRPFQSELFAKRAYRELRLLKHMKHENVIGLLDVFTADLSLDRFHDFYLVMPFMGTDLGKLMKLQRLSEEKIQYLVYQMLKGLKYIHSAGIIHRDLKPGNLAINQDCELKILDFGLARQADSEMTGYVVTRWYRAPEVILSWMHYTQTVDIWSVGCIMAEMLQGKPLFKGSDHLDQLTEIMKITGTPTQEFVSKLESEDAKGYIKSLPKVEKKDLQKVFSTTNQQAVSVLERMLLLDPDNRVAASDALSLPYFSEFREPEEETEAQLYDHSLDNTDLPLDQWKRHTFTEILTFKPVVPESKETSL; translated from the exons ATGTCTAGACGCGTCAGACCCGGCTATTGCCGCCAAGAAATCAACAAAACCTCATGGGAAGTACCGGAGCGGTACCGGGATCTGAAGCAGGTGGGGACCGGAGCGTACGGGACGGTCTG CTCAGCAGTGGACTCCAGAACAGGAACCAAAGTGGCGATCAAGAAGCTGTACCGGCCTTTCCAGTCCGAGCTCTTTGCCAAGCGGGCATACAGGGAGCTGAGGCTTCtcaaacacatgaaacatgaaaat GTGATCGGTCTATtagatgtgtttacagctgaCCTCTCTCTGGACAGATTCCATGATTT TTATCTGGTGATGCCGTTCATGGGGACAGATCTGGGGAAGCTGATGAAGCTGCAGAGGCTGTCTGAAGAAAAAATTCAGTATTTGGTTTATCAGATGCTCAAAGGGCTTAAG tatattcattcTGCTGGTATAATTCACAGG GATCTCAAACCAGGAAATCTCGCCATTAACCAAGACTGTGAGCTCAAG ATCTTGGACTTTGGTTTGGCGCGGCAGGCAGACAGTGAGATGACAGGGTACGTGGTGACTCGCTGGTACAGAGCCCCAGAGGTCATCCTGAGCTGGATGCACTACACTCAGACCG TGGATATTTGGTCTGTGGGCTGCATCATGGCGGAGATGCTGCAAGGGAAACCTCTCTTCAAAGGCAGCGACC ACCTTGATCAGCTGACCGAGATCATGAAGATCACAGGAACACCAACTCAGGAATTTGTATCAAAACTAGAATCTGAGGAT GCCAAAGGCTATATCAAAAGTCTTCCAAAAGTGGAAAAGAAAGACCTACAGAAGGTGTTTTCCACAACCAACCAACAAG CCGTGTCTGTACTGGAGCGCATGTTATTGCTGGATCCGGATAACAGGGTAGCCGCTTCAGATGCTCTTTCACTGCCTTACTTCTCAGAGTTCAGAGAACCAGAGGAGGAGACGGAAGCACAGCTGTACGACCACTCGCTAGACAACACAGACCTGCCCCTGGACCAGTGGAAAC GTCACACCTTCACAGAGATCTTAACCTTCAAGCCTGTTGTGCCAGAATCTAAGGAAACCTCTCTGTAA